One part of the Gemmatimonas sp. genome encodes these proteins:
- a CDS encoding efflux RND transporter permease subunit encodes MIRAAVNRPAVMWALAVALLLAGSMAFTRLPLATRTAVELPRLNVNATWSGASPEVMEAYVTAPLEGAVQGVRGVKRVNSTSRDGTSSLTVELEPQADVQMARLGILERLELLRKELPPGVTQPSVSNFVPEGLEEAPLLSLIITGPYTPGALQRTLNERVKPRLANVPGVAGVTSRGGTTFGVAVSYDAARLRQLGIAPERLNEAVASARVVASLGTLTRGTQVKAVVLRDQPAALDSLASLPVVAPGGRRFRLGELAVVRAEEDARGQFFRINGRPAVALDVTRQPGADAIATAAMLRREIAALGPQLPPGMRLNVASDDSIALAEELQDLARRGGLAMFAVTVVLLLMLRPRRAVWAVMGTTAVAVAGTALTLYLFGIPANLLTLAGLGMGVGILVQNAVVVVERLALAPDTPSLRAEVAGRMAPAVLGSTLTTAVVLLPFLYLQGNTRAAFTPFALAFVIALAWSVFTALVMVPAVGKGIGRKANALGAGHGERRGAGWARREYMRVLVLSLRHRWVTRVVSVALVAGMTWVFVEKVPRSSWGNWGDRRTTVNVYLSFPRGSDPATLDAGMRDFEQLAVATPGVEQVRAQGGGTGASLTVRFTREGGFTSSPLMLYEQLTQRGVLLGGASVSVSGEGQSFSNGGEGGSFASFRIQVKGFSYAGVEALALDVKQRLERITRVRDVRITSGGWRGSQRSALITLEPDRVKLSRVGLTTANFTAALAREVRGQVGAQRLEIGGEELPVTVKDAGAANRDLAALEQAIMMSPAGTPVRLADVAAIREGEALGSVEREDQQYIRQVSYDFRGPNKLAQRTHKSFMRSLSAPAGYTFVDLTEQFFGQDDESAKGLWLVFALGTALVVLAVALVFDSVWGAIMVLLSLPIALTGVVSAFWATDTAFTREAAVGVILAVGLSVNQAILLVDAALEARRRTGTMRAAAVMRAALDRAGMIVLVTLAALASLAPLSLGTDADSLFGGIALATAGGTVAGTLGVLLLLPAILNDGRRVTAPPATPS; translated from the coding sequence GTGATTCGCGCCGCCGTGAACCGGCCGGCGGTCATGTGGGCGCTGGCGGTGGCACTGCTGCTGGCGGGAAGCATGGCCTTCACGCGATTGCCCTTGGCCACGCGCACGGCCGTGGAGCTGCCGCGTCTCAACGTGAATGCCACCTGGTCCGGCGCGTCGCCCGAGGTGATGGAGGCGTACGTGACCGCGCCGCTCGAAGGGGCGGTGCAGGGCGTGCGCGGCGTGAAACGCGTGAACAGCACCAGTCGTGATGGCACGTCATCGCTCACGGTGGAACTCGAGCCGCAGGCCGATGTGCAGATGGCGCGGCTCGGCATTCTCGAACGGCTCGAACTGCTGCGCAAGGAGTTGCCGCCGGGCGTCACGCAGCCGAGTGTGTCGAACTTCGTGCCCGAGGGGCTCGAGGAAGCGCCGCTGCTGTCGCTCATCATCACGGGCCCGTACACGCCGGGCGCGCTGCAGCGCACGCTCAACGAACGGGTGAAGCCGCGCCTCGCGAACGTTCCCGGCGTGGCCGGCGTCACGTCACGTGGTGGAACGACGTTCGGCGTTGCGGTGAGCTACGATGCCGCACGATTGCGCCAGCTCGGCATCGCTCCCGAACGCTTGAATGAAGCCGTTGCCTCGGCCCGTGTAGTGGCCTCGCTGGGTACACTCACGCGCGGTACCCAAGTGAAGGCCGTGGTGCTGCGCGATCAGCCGGCGGCACTCGACTCGCTCGCCTCGCTGCCGGTGGTGGCGCCGGGTGGCCGGCGCTTCCGGTTGGGTGAGCTCGCGGTGGTGCGAGCCGAAGAAGACGCACGCGGCCAGTTCTTTCGCATCAACGGGCGCCCCGCAGTGGCACTCGATGTGACACGCCAGCCGGGCGCCGATGCCATCGCCACGGCGGCGATGTTGCGGCGCGAGATTGCGGCGCTGGGACCGCAGCTGCCACCGGGCATGCGGCTGAACGTCGCGAGCGATGATAGCATTGCCCTGGCGGAGGAGCTGCAGGATCTCGCGCGGCGCGGCGGGCTGGCGATGTTCGCGGTGACAGTGGTGCTGCTGCTGATGCTACGGCCGCGGCGCGCGGTCTGGGCGGTGATGGGTACCACGGCGGTGGCGGTCGCGGGAACGGCACTCACGCTGTACCTCTTCGGTATTCCCGCCAACCTGCTCACGCTCGCGGGGCTCGGGATGGGCGTGGGCATTCTGGTGCAGAACGCAGTCGTGGTGGTGGAGCGGCTCGCGCTCGCGCCGGATACGCCGTCGCTGCGCGCCGAGGTGGCGGGGCGAATGGCGCCAGCGGTGCTGGGGAGCACGCTCACCACGGCGGTGGTGCTGCTGCCGTTTCTTTACCTGCAGGGCAATACGCGCGCGGCATTCACACCGTTTGCGCTGGCGTTCGTGATCGCGCTGGCGTGGAGTGTGTTTACGGCGTTGGTCATGGTGCCGGCGGTGGGGAAGGGGATTGGGAGGAAGGCAAACGCGCTAGGGGCAGGACATGGAGAGCGGCGTGGGGCGGGCTGGGCGCGTCGGGAGTACATGCGAGTGCTGGTGCTGTCGCTGCGGCATCGCTGGGTCACACGGGTGGTGAGTGTCGCACTCGTCGCGGGCATGACGTGGGTGTTCGTCGAGAAGGTCCCGCGCAGCAGTTGGGGCAACTGGGGTGACCGACGTACCACCGTGAATGTGTACCTCTCGTTCCCGCGCGGCTCCGACCCGGCCACGCTCGATGCGGGCATGCGCGACTTCGAGCAGCTTGCCGTGGCCACGCCGGGCGTGGAGCAGGTGCGGGCACAGGGCGGTGGCACAGGCGCATCACTCACCGTGCGCTTCACCCGCGAAGGTGGTTTCACCTCCTCGCCACTCATGCTGTACGAGCAACTCACACAGCGCGGTGTGCTGCTCGGGGGAGCGAGTGTGTCCGTGTCGGGCGAGGGCCAGTCGTTTTCCAACGGTGGAGAGGGCGGCAGCTTCGCGAGCTTCCGCATTCAGGTGAAGGGCTTTTCGTACGCGGGGGTGGAAGCGCTGGCGCTCGACGTGAAGCAACGGCTCGAGCGCATCACACGAGTGCGCGATGTGCGTATCACCAGCGGTGGCTGGCGCGGGAGTCAGCGCAGCGCCCTCATCACGCTCGAACCCGACCGCGTAAAGCTGTCGCGGGTGGGGCTCACCACCGCCAACTTCACCGCGGCACTGGCGCGCGAAGTGCGCGGGCAGGTGGGCGCGCAGCGCCTCGAGATCGGCGGCGAAGAGCTGCCCGTCACCGTGAAGGACGCCGGCGCCGCCAATCGCGATCTCGCGGCGCTCGAACAGGCGATCATGATGTCGCCCGCCGGCACGCCGGTGCGCCTCGCCGACGTGGCCGCCATCCGCGAAGGTGAAGCCCTCGGCAGTGTGGAGCGCGAGGACCAGCAGTACATCCGGCAGGTGAGCTACGACTTCCGCGGCCCCAACAAGCTGGCGCAGCGCACGCACAAGTCGTTCATGCGGTCACTCTCCGCGCCGGCCGGATACACGTTCGTCGATCTCACCGAGCAGTTCTTCGGGCAGGACGACGAAAGCGCGAAGGGGTTGTGGCTCGTCTTCGCGCTCGGTACTGCGCTGGTGGTCCTTGCCGTGGCGCTGGTGTTCGACAGCGTGTGGGGGGCCATCATGGTGCTGCTCTCGCTCCCCATCGCCCTCACCGGCGTGGTGTCGGCGTTCTGGGCCACCGACACCGCGTTCACGCGCGAAGCCGCGGTGGGCGTGATCCTCGCTGTGGGATTGTCGGTGAATCAGGCCATTCTGCTCGTGGATGCCGCGCTCGAAGCCCGTCGCCGCACGGGCACCATGCGCGCCGCTGCCGTGATGCGCGCAGCACTCGACCGCGCCGGCATGATCGTGCTCGTTACTCTTGCTGCGCTGGCGTCACTTGCGCCGCTCAGTCTTGGCACTGACGCCGACTCCCTGTTCGGCGGCATTGCCCTGGCCACGGCGGGCGGAACGGTCGCGGGCACCCTGGGTGTGCTGCTCCTGCTGCCTGCCATCCTGAACGACGGTCGGCGCGTTACGGCACCACCAGCGACACCGTCGTGA
- a CDS encoding efflux RND transporter permease subunit, whose translation MSVAAAAVRRPVATVAVVLAVLLLGSVSLSRLPVSLLPDVSLPVLTVRTTYTGAAATEVSRFVAEPVEQAIGATPGLVELRSVSRNGEATTTARFAWGTDMRATVLAVRERLDASRSTLPEKADRPTLLTSDPGERPIAVLALTSRATGKVGEGGVDLRTLARTAADVHARRLEQIEGVASVAVAGAPRDEVRVSLDPDRLRALGLTTTDVADAISQQNVTGAGGTIRRGQFRFAVRALTEFQSSSELLDTPIGPPERRLLLRDVGAVQLALAEPDTRTRLDGADAVGLVVYKDAGSNTVAVTKRLTEQIAQLEQEYPGLALTVVAAQADFVVDALSNLGQEIVAGGIMSLLIILLFLRDWRLSLAIGLTVPLSVLMALVALQALGVSINVLSLGGLALGTGLLVDTAIVVAEAVGRRRDEGMPLREAAIMGTNDVSAPLFAGTLTTMLVFGPIVFVQGLAAALFRDLSLSVVTTTAASLLLALTLMPVMIVGRRRGNSGPPEARRVETRIAVTDGTALTALGHRLTQLYERGMVWSLSHARAVFAMALVAVVVTTVLVWHLPKEILPRVDDGVLVAQLSLPQGTSLDATATQVARVEQVARTLGARDVYARVGKATDEEILAGADPGSSATAQVIVQVPSGTKASDIAAALRTRLPDLANGALSVDLAGQSEFGALIGREGRLVRVELSAPSAAVSQAWSDSVRRVMAPLEGLADVREAYASTQPVVEVALQRDRLAERGIAPQLVVSALQGALGGVTASTLRETDRRTPIAVRYAGLANENLDAALRTPLRGAPLAQLVTVKEVRAPLEVVRVNQRPVAIVEALVEEGGTARATQAVQRALEGVTFPAGVIWQVGGADTERARTSNELVLVAVLAAALVFLVLAAEFASFTIPLVVMLTVPLAGAGAVMFLWLTGQSLNAVSLIGIVVMIGMADNEAVVKLDAIRTLREQGVPLHDAILQGGAKRLRAIAMTSITTITGVLPLVFGWGSGGALYQPLAAGIIGGSISALLVTFFLLPTAYAVLEGRHGATVRALPEPPSTGRTA comes from the coding sequence GTGAGTGTCGCCGCCGCCGCCGTACGCCGCCCGGTCGCCACCGTGGCGGTGGTGCTGGCCGTGCTGCTGCTGGGCAGTGTATCGCTGTCGCGGCTGCCGGTGTCGCTCCTTCCTGACGTGTCGCTGCCGGTGCTCACGGTGCGCACCACGTACACCGGCGCTGCCGCCACTGAGGTGTCGCGCTTCGTGGCCGAGCCGGTGGAGCAGGCCATCGGCGCCACGCCGGGGCTGGTGGAGCTGCGCAGCGTGAGCCGCAACGGCGAGGCCACCACCACCGCGCGCTTCGCCTGGGGCACCGACATGCGTGCCACCGTGCTGGCGGTACGCGAACGGCTCGATGCCTCGCGCAGCACGCTGCCCGAGAAGGCCGATCGCCCCACGCTGCTCACCAGCGACCCGGGTGAACGGCCCATCGCCGTGCTCGCGCTCACGTCACGCGCTACCGGGAAAGTGGGTGAGGGAGGCGTGGACCTGCGCACCCTCGCCCGCACCGCCGCTGATGTGCACGCGCGTCGCCTCGAACAGATCGAAGGGGTGGCGAGTGTCGCCGTAGCCGGTGCTCCGCGCGATGAAGTCCGCGTGTCGCTTGACCCCGACCGCCTGCGCGCACTCGGGCTCACCACCACCGATGTGGCCGATGCCATATCGCAGCAGAACGTGACCGGCGCCGGCGGCACCATTCGCCGCGGCCAGTTCCGTTTCGCGGTGCGCGCGCTCACGGAGTTCCAGTCATCGAGCGAACTGCTCGATACGCCCATCGGCCCGCCCGAACGGCGGTTGCTGTTGCGCGATGTGGGTGCGGTGCAGCTCGCGCTGGCCGAGCCCGACACGCGTACTCGGCTCGACGGTGCCGATGCCGTCGGCCTGGTGGTGTACAAGGACGCGGGCTCCAACACGGTGGCGGTCACGAAGCGGCTCACCGAACAGATTGCGCAGCTGGAACAGGAATACCCGGGGCTCGCGCTCACGGTGGTGGCGGCGCAGGCCGACTTCGTGGTGGATGCGCTCTCCAACCTGGGTCAGGAAATCGTGGCCGGCGGCATCATGTCGCTGCTGATCATTCTGCTCTTCCTGCGCGACTGGCGCCTGTCGCTGGCCATCGGGCTCACCGTGCCACTGTCCGTGCTCATGGCGCTGGTGGCGCTGCAGGCACTGGGCGTGAGCATCAACGTGCTGTCGCTGGGCGGGCTCGCGCTGGGCACGGGGCTGCTGGTGGACACGGCGATCGTGGTGGCCGAAGCAGTGGGGCGACGCCGTGATGAAGGGATGCCGTTGCGCGAGGCGGCGATCATGGGCACCAACGATGTGAGTGCACCGCTCTTTGCCGGCACGCTTACCACGATGCTGGTGTTTGGGCCCATCGTGTTCGTGCAGGGGCTGGCGGCGGCGTTGTTCAGAGACTTGAGCTTGAGTGTGGTGACGACGACGGCGGCGAGCCTGCTGCTGGCGCTGACGCTGATGCCGGTGATGATCGTGGGAAGGAGGCGGGGGAACAGCGGACCGCCGGAAGCACGGCGGGTGGAAACTCGGATTGCGGTAACTGATGGAACGGCGCTGACGGCGCTGGGGCATCGGCTGACGCAGCTGTATGAGCGGGGGATGGTCTGGTCGTTGTCCCACGCGCGGGCGGTGTTTGCGATGGCGCTCGTTGCTGTGGTGGTTACCACGGTACTGGTGTGGCATCTCCCCAAGGAGATTCTGCCGCGGGTGGACGACGGGGTGCTGGTGGCGCAGCTGTCGTTGCCGCAGGGCACGAGTCTCGATGCCACTGCCACGCAGGTGGCGCGGGTGGAGCAGGTGGCACGCACACTTGGCGCGCGCGATGTGTATGCGCGCGTGGGCAAGGCCACTGATGAAGAGATTCTCGCGGGTGCCGACCCGGGGTCGAGCGCCACGGCGCAGGTCATCGTACAGGTGCCGTCGGGCACGAAGGCATCGGACATTGCGGCGGCGCTGCGCACGCGGCTGCCTGATCTCGCGAACGGGGCGCTGTCGGTAGATCTCGCCGGGCAGTCTGAGTTCGGCGCACTCATCGGCCGCGAGGGGCGGTTGGTGCGCGTGGAGCTGTCGGCGCCGTCGGCAGCGGTTTCGCAGGCGTGGAGCGATTCGGTGCGGCGCGTGATGGCCCCACTCGAAGGATTGGCCGATGTGCGCGAGGCGTATGCGAGTACGCAGCCGGTGGTGGAGGTGGCGCTGCAGCGCGATCGGCTGGCCGAGCGTGGCATTGCGCCGCAGCTGGTGGTGAGTGCGTTGCAGGGCGCGCTGGGTGGGGTGACCGCGAGCACGCTGCGCGAGACCGATCGCCGCACCCCCATTGCGGTACGCTACGCCGGACTCGCGAACGAGAACCTCGATGCCGCGCTGCGCACACCGCTGCGCGGTGCGCCACTCGCACAGCTGGTCACGGTGAAGGAAGTGCGCGCGCCACTCGAGGTGGTGCGCGTGAATCAGCGGCCGGTCGCCATCGTCGAAGCGCTGGTGGAAGAAGGCGGTACCGCGCGCGCCACGCAGGCGGTTCAGCGTGCGCTGGAAGGCGTGACCTTCCCGGCTGGTGTGATCTGGCAGGTGGGCGGCGCCGATACCGAACGCGCGCGCACGAGCAATGAACTCGTGTTGGTCGCGGTGCTCGCGGCGGCGCTGGTGTTTCTCGTGCTCGCCGCCGAGTTCGCGAGCTTCACCATTCCGCTGGTGGTGATGCTCACCGTGCCGCTCGCCGGTGCGGGCGCGGTGATGTTCCTGTGGCTCACGGGGCAGTCGCTCAACGCGGTAAGCCTTATCGGCATCGTGGTGATGATCGGCATGGCCGACAACGAAGCGGTGGTGAAGCTCGATGCCATCCGCACACTGCGCGAACAGGGCGTGCCGCTGCACGACGCCATTCTGCAGGGCGGCGCCAAACGGCTGCGCGCCATCGCGATGACGAGCATCACCACCATTACCGGCGTGTTGCCGCTGGTGTTCGGCTGGGGTAGTGGCGGCGCGCTCTATCAGCCGCTTGCGGCCGGCATCATCGGCGGCAGCATCTCGGCGTTGCTGGTCACCTTCTTCCTGCTCCCCACGGCGTATGCCGTGCTCGAAGGACGCCACGGCGCCACCGTGCGCGCGTTGCCGGAGCCACCTTCCACCGGGCGCACAGCGTGA
- a CDS encoding efflux RND transporter periplasmic adaptor subunit, with amino-acid sequence MNAPADSAPAVALPVVTEGATDGDLILRVSTTGQVRSEAVVPLKAEVAGTVLQLIVRPGQSVAVGQTLVKFDPYPFDLAAREAQAKADEAEQRFLESYVPESLVTGRGPTTEQRRALMNKAGLTGARLQLERARYEQTRALITSPVAGVVQVINVATGEKVAAGQAIATVVDTRRLVIDAQVLEHDLPLIREGGEALITSAGAPEQLVRGRIEAVLPLVDTVSRAGHAVVRVASTALLRPGMYADVQLEAARLRNRRLVPARAVIERDGRPLVFVVKDGRAQWTYIVPGRSNGTFTEVLPDSSSGEIPVRAGDAVIVDGHLTLTHDAPVRVVRDRERNGQTNSR; translated from the coding sequence GTGAACGCACCCGCCGACTCCGCCCCCGCTGTCGCCCTCCCTGTTGTCACCGAAGGCGCCACCGACGGCGATCTCATTCTGCGCGTGAGCACCACGGGCCAGGTGCGCTCCGAGGCTGTGGTGCCGCTCAAGGCCGAGGTCGCCGGCACGGTGCTGCAGCTGATCGTGCGCCCGGGCCAGAGCGTGGCCGTGGGCCAAACGCTCGTGAAGTTCGATCCGTACCCCTTCGATCTCGCCGCCCGCGAAGCACAAGCCAAGGCCGACGAAGCCGAGCAGAGATTCCTCGAGAGTTATGTACCGGAATCGCTCGTCACCGGACGCGGCCCCACCACCGAACAGCGCCGCGCCCTCATGAACAAGGCGGGGCTCACCGGGGCGCGGCTGCAACTCGAACGTGCACGCTACGAACAGACCCGCGCGCTCATCACGAGCCCGGTGGCCGGGGTGGTGCAGGTGATCAACGTGGCCACGGGGGAAAAGGTCGCCGCCGGCCAGGCGATCGCCACGGTGGTGGACACCCGCCGGCTGGTCATCGACGCGCAGGTGCTGGAGCACGATCTGCCGCTCATTCGCGAGGGGGGCGAAGCGCTGATCACCAGCGCCGGTGCTCCGGAACAGCTGGTGCGCGGACGCATCGAAGCGGTACTGCCGCTGGTCGACACCGTCTCCCGGGCCGGTCACGCTGTGGTACGAGTGGCGAGCACCGCGCTGCTGCGCCCAGGCATGTACGCCGATGTACAGCTCGAGGCCGCTCGCCTGCGCAACCGGCGACTTGTCCCAGCCCGCGCGGTCATCGAGCGCGATGGGCGACCCCTGGTGTTCGTGGTGAAGGACGGTCGCGCGCAGTGGACGTACATCGTGCCGGGGCGCAGCAATGGCACCTTCACCGAGGTGCTCCCCGACAGCAGCAGCGGCGAGATTCCCGTGCGCGCGGGTGACGCGGTGATTGTCGATGGGCACCTTACGCTCACACACGATGCGCCGGTGCGCGTGGTGCGCGACCGGGAGCGCAACGGCCAGACGAACAGCCGGTGA
- a CDS encoding sugar phosphate isomerase/epimerase, translated as MHRRSFLASAAAALASRHLPLAGALRVPGQLDRIGIELYAVRNAMKASPERTLEALAKIGYTDVELLWSFKNFGQSIKEVKASLKATGLKAPSAHMAPETILTEWEQRCAEARELGMTYLTAPSLPSEANRSIEAVKLWATRFNNAGEVARRFGLWIALHNEPNHEKPIMGQKPMDVFLAETDPKLVRFQLDVGNMLMGGGDPLAFLQRHRARCWSFHLKNVVADRTKDTELAKGVFDLKTFLAAVPELDKKPCFVEQEGSGDELVSATENYEFLRSLSW; from the coding sequence ATGCACCGTCGCTCCTTCCTCGCCTCCGCGGCCGCCGCCCTGGCCAGCCGCCACCTGCCTCTTGCCGGTGCGCTCCGCGTACCGGGCCAGCTCGACCGCATCGGCATCGAGCTCTATGCCGTGCGCAACGCCATGAAGGCCAGCCCCGAGCGCACGCTCGAGGCACTGGCGAAGATCGGCTACACCGACGTGGAGCTGCTCTGGAGCTTCAAGAACTTCGGACAGAGCATCAAGGAGGTGAAGGCGAGTCTCAAGGCCACCGGGCTCAAGGCCCCGTCGGCGCACATGGCGCCAGAGACGATCCTCACCGAGTGGGAGCAGCGCTGCGCCGAAGCCAGGGAGCTCGGCATGACGTATCTCACCGCGCCCAGCCTGCCCAGTGAGGCCAACCGCAGCATCGAGGCGGTCAAGTTGTGGGCCACGCGCTTCAACAATGCGGGCGAGGTGGCGCGGCGGTTCGGGTTGTGGATTGCCCTGCACAATGAGCCCAATCACGAGAAGCCCATCATGGGGCAGAAGCCCATGGACGTGTTCCTCGCCGAAACCGACCCCAAACTGGTGCGCTTCCAGCTGGACGTGGGAAACATGCTCATGGGCGGCGGCGACCCGCTCGCCTTCCTGCAGCGGCATCGCGCGCGCTGCTGGAGCTTTCACCTCAAGAACGTCGTTGCCGATCGTACGAAGGATACCGAGCTCGCGAAGGGCGTGTTCGACCTCAAGACGTTCCTTGCCGCCGTACCGGAGCTCGACAAGAAGCCGTGCTTCGTGGAGCAGGAAGGGAGCGGTGACGAGCTGGTGAGCGCGACGGAGAACTACGAGTTCCTTCGTTCACTGAGCTGGTGA
- a CDS encoding prolyl oligopeptidase family serine peptidase → MPRRLPLPFTALAFLATAPLSAQQAPAANGWDPQQILRTEAFVKPPANIERMIMAPRVDISFTSPSPDARWFLRTSGADRGDIKAYGAPHIWLGGLQIDTRANRARSVTTSTRTGLVLVDPRTGAERTFAAPPGTTISSPVWSPRGTHVAYLVNFPTASYAYVLDVASGRSTRLSERPLLATLVTDIDFTADGRHVVTVVVPANRGAEPVLGGDGIADGPDVRLTESRAVPQPVHFSLLANPHEKRLLQYHTTGQVALIDVRTRALKTVGAPAMVRNVDASPDGQYLRVTRMTEPFSYLVPVSSFGGVQELWDASGKVVATLARTPLRESGRDGGDAAPAMAVASDTGKRNLQWNPIGAGLLYVQNVPAPAAAATPPANGRSGNEGGPSARAGAAPVQVRAPRGQVMVWKAPYGPNDTTVLYRGGPQLGTVLFSLDSSTMFVSDSGAVIAVRVNNPAERWNLGRNVSLPAIITGFGGAGFGGGRSSSDSTAGTLVSRKVGNATYVMLGTDGKQVALTGTRAPGANWFKQAPRPWLDRMDITTKTRTRLMDSPADVYEEFVAPLDRDLQQFLVTRENRTTIPDAWLRTAGSSEAKQLTKNVDVGPEVSGAQFKRFQVTRPRDGTKYWVEVTLPRDWTPGQRLPGIIWFYPREYSTLTQYEQSRQSVNINAFPLVPSARPASSMQLWVSQGYAFIQPDIPIYGDAGRMNDNYTRDLEENLDAVLDAAVDSGFVDRDKMGIGGHSYGAFSTVNAMTLMPNFKAGIAGDGMYNRTLTPFGFQSERRSFFQAQPTYMDMSPFLRADKLAGALLLYHAWEDQNTGTAPLSSTRLFAALQGLGKPAALYMYPYEDHSVATYASDLDLWARWVAWMDVHVKNGGKVEQPRAVQP, encoded by the coding sequence ATGCCCCGTCGTCTCCCCCTGCCCTTCACTGCGCTGGCGTTCCTGGCCACCGCGCCACTCTCCGCCCAGCAGGCCCCCGCCGCCAACGGCTGGGACCCGCAGCAGATTCTGCGCACCGAAGCGTTCGTGAAACCGCCGGCCAATATCGAGCGCATGATCATGGCGCCTCGCGTGGACATCTCGTTCACGAGCCCCAGCCCGGATGCGCGCTGGTTCTTGCGCACCTCGGGCGCCGACCGCGGTGACATCAAGGCGTACGGCGCGCCGCACATCTGGCTGGGCGGATTGCAGATCGACACGCGCGCCAACCGCGCGCGCAGCGTCACCACCAGCACGCGCACGGGGCTGGTGCTCGTGGACCCGCGCACCGGCGCCGAGCGCACGTTTGCGGCCCCTCCCGGCACCACCATTTCGTCGCCGGTGTGGTCGCCGCGCGGCACGCACGTGGCGTATCTGGTGAACTTTCCCACCGCCAGCTACGCCTACGTGCTCGATGTGGCGAGCGGCCGCAGCACGCGGCTAAGTGAACGCCCGCTGCTGGCCACGCTCGTTACCGACATCGACTTCACCGCCGATGGCCGCCACGTGGTGACAGTGGTGGTGCCTGCCAACCGCGGCGCCGAGCCGGTGCTGGGGGGCGATGGGATTGCCGACGGCCCCGATGTGCGGCTCACGGAATCCCGCGCGGTGCCGCAGCCGGTGCACTTTTCGCTGCTCGCCAACCCGCACGAAAAGCGACTGCTGCAGTACCACACCACCGGGCAGGTGGCGCTCATCGACGTGCGTACGCGGGCGCTCAAGACCGTGGGCGCGCCGGCCATGGTGCGCAACGTGGACGCGTCGCCCGACGGGCAGTACCTGCGGGTGACCCGCATGACGGAACCGTTCTCGTACCTGGTGCCGGTGAGCAGCTTCGGCGGCGTGCAGGAGCTGTGGGACGCGTCCGGCAAGGTGGTGGCCACGCTGGCACGTACGCCGCTGCGCGAGAGTGGGCGTGACGGCGGCGACGCGGCGCCGGCCATGGCCGTGGCCAGCGATACGGGCAAGCGCAACCTACAGTGGAACCCTATTGGCGCAGGACTGCTGTACGTGCAGAACGTGCCGGCGCCCGCTGCCGCTGCCACCCCGCCGGCCAACGGACGCAGTGGCAATGAAGGCGGTCCCAGTGCGCGCGCCGGCGCCGCGCCGGTGCAGGTGCGGGCTCCGCGTGGACAGGTGATGGTGTGGAAGGCCCCGTACGGTCCCAACGACACCACGGTGCTCTATCGCGGCGGTCCGCAGCTGGGCACGGTGCTGTTCAGCCTCGACAGCAGCACCATGTTCGTGAGCGACAGCGGCGCCGTGATTGCCGTGCGTGTGAACAATCCGGCGGAACGATGGAATCTGGGGCGCAACGTGTCGCTGCCTGCCATCATTACCGGCTTTGGTGGTGCCGGCTTTGGTGGTGGCCGCAGCAGCAGTGACAGCACAGCGGGCACGCTGGTGAGCCGCAAGGTAGGCAACGCCACATACGTGATGCTGGGTACCGACGGCAAGCAGGTGGCGCTCACCGGCACGCGGGCGCCGGGCGCCAACTGGTTCAAGCAGGCGCCGCGGCCGTGGCTCGACCGCATGGACATTACGACGAAGACCCGCACTCGGCTCATGGACTCGCCGGCCGACGTGTACGAGGAGTTCGTGGCGCCGCTCGACCGCGACCTCCAACAGTTCCTCGTGACGCGGGAGAATCGCACCACGATTCCCGACGCGTGGCTGCGTACCGCGGGCAGCAGCGAGGCGAAGCAGCTCACGAAGAACGTGGATGTGGGCCCCGAGGTGAGCGGCGCGCAGTTCAAGCGCTTCCAGGTCACGCGCCCGCGCGACGGCACGAAGTACTGGGTGGAGGTCACGCTGCCGCGCGACTGGACGCCGGGGCAGCGCCTGCCCGGCATCATCTGGTTCTATCCGCGCGAGTACAGCACGCTCACACAGTACGAGCAGTCGCGGCAGAGCGTGAACATCAACGCCTTCCCCCTCGTACCGTCAGCGCGACCGGCCAGCAGCATGCAGCTGTGGGTGAGCCAAGGCTACGCGTTCATCCAGCCCGACATTCCCATCTACGGGGATGCCGGCCGCATGAACGACAACTACACGCGCGACCTCGAGGAAAATCTCGACGCCGTGCTGGACGCGGCCGTGGATAGCGGCTTCGTGGACCGCGACAAGATGGGCATCGGCGGTCACAGCTACGGCGCGTTCAGCACGGTGAACGCCATGACGCTCATGCCCAACTTCAAGGCGGGCATTGCCGGCGACGGCATGTACAATCGCACGCTCACCCCCTTCGGCTTCCAGAGTGAGCGCCGCAGCTTCTTCCAGGCCCAGCCGACGTACATGGACATGTCGCCGTTCCTGCGGGCCGACAAGCTTGCCGGTGCGCTGCTGCTGTACCACGCGTGGGAAGACCAGAACACCGGCACGGCGCCGCTCAGCTCCACCCGTCTGTTTGCCGCCCTGCAGGGGCTGGGCAAGCCGGCGGCGCTCTATATGTACCCGTACGAGGACCACAGCGTGGCCACCTACGCGAGCGATCTTGACCTATGGGCGCGCTGGGTGGCGTGGATGGATGTGCACGTGAAGAACGGCGGCAAGGTGGAGCAGCCGAGGGCGGTGCAGCCGTGA